The Mesorhizobium sp. INR15 region ACAGCCGCAAGAAGATCCTGTCCGTGCAAGGCCTCGGCGTCGACGCCGCCTGCTTCTCGTCGCCCAATGTGTCCCCGGTCAATGTCGGGCCCTACACGCTGTCGACCGCCATGGCCTATTACGCTACCAACCAGCTGAAGAGCGAGAAGCTCTGCGCCTTCTTCATCATCATCGGCGGCACGCAGGAGGCCTACAAGAAGGCAATCGAGAACTGGGAAAAGATCTCGGGCAAGAAGATCCATCTCATCGACCTGACATTGCCCTTCCAGGGCGATCTCACGCCCTATGTCATCAAGGCGCGCGATGCCGGCTGCGACGCGGTGCTGACCAACCAGGTCGAGCCGCAGGTGGTGCAGCTGATCAAGACCGTGGACGCGCAGAAGATCACCGGCATCAACTGGCTGTTCCTGGCGCCGGGCTATACCGAGCAGGTTGCCTCCGCGCTCGCCGACACCAAGCAGCCGATCTATGTCGGCACCGAATGGGAGCCCTTCACCGAGAAGGGTTCGCCGGCCAACGCGCAGTGGGTGGCCGACATGCAGAAGGCCGGCCGGCCGCTGACCGCCTTCTCGCAAGGCGGCTATCTCGCCGCCCAGCTGTTCCTCAAGGTGGTGGCTTCCATTGATGGTGAAGTCACGCGTGAAAGCGTGACCAAGGCGCTGCACGACATGCAGCCGATCACCAATCCGCTTTCCGGCAGCGCTTACGTCTTCGGCACGGCGAAGGTCCATTCGCCGATGCAGGCGACGAAGGTGATGAAGCTGGAAAAGGGCGCCTGGACCGTAGAGACGCCCGAGTGGGTTGTGCTGCCGCAGGTCAAGTGACCCGGCACTCCTGACAGCATGACCCTTGGGCGGCGGCCCCAACCCGCCGCCCTTTTTTCCGGACTTTCCTGTAACCTGGACATCTGATGAACGCATTGCTCACATCCGCCGTGGCGGGGCTGACAGCCGGAGGCACCTATGCCTTGCTTGGCGTCTGCGCCGTCTTCACCTACCGGCTGGTCGCCGTGGTCAATTTCACCGGCGCCGCGATCGGCACGGCCGGCACCTTCGTGCTGATCGCGCTCTTCGAAGCGGGCTTCCCGGTCTGGCCATCGGTGCTGGCGGGTGTCGCTGCCGGCACCGGGGTCGGTGTTCTCATCGGCTTCATCATGACCAGGTGGTTCGGCGAGGCCAGCGCCTCGACCAAGGCGGCGGTCACCGTCGCGCTGCTGGTCGGCATCATAGCGGTCGGGCTTCGGCTCACCGGCGGCCAGCATCCGCACAATATGCCGGAACTGTTTCCAGGTTCCGCCTTCCGCATGGCCGGCGTCGAGGTCACCATCGCCTCGGTGCTGACGATCGGGCTGGCAGCACTTTTCACCGTGCTTGCCGACCTGTTCCTCAACAACACCAAGGTTGGTCTCAATCTGCGCGCGCTGGCCGACCGGCCGATGGCGGCTGAGCTGCTCGGCATCCGCGTGCAGCTTCTGTCGCTGCTGGTCTGGGGCATGACCGGCGCCTTCACCACATTCGCGCTGATGATCATCGCGCCGCAGCGCTCACCGAATTTCATGACGCTCAGCCTGCTCGTGGTACCGGCACTGGCGGCGGCTCTTGTCGGCCTGTTCCGCAGCTTCTGGCGCACGCTGGCCGGCGGCATCGCACTTGGCGTCATCGAAGGCATGGCAAGCTCGGTCGACAGCATCAGCCAATACCGCAGCGCCATTCCCTTCCTGGTGGTGCTCGCCGTTCTGCTCTGGTCGCAGCGGGAGGCTCGCTGGGATGAAGCGCGCTAGTCTCCGGGCCTCGCTGGTCGTTGTCATCGCGGCGGTCATCCTTGGCGGCGTCATCGCCGGCCTCCTGCCGTCCTACTGGGTGTTCCTGGCGACATCGGTGCTGATCACCGGCGTCGCGCTGCAGAGCCTCGGTCTCGTCGCCGGGCGCACCGGCATGATCGCGCTGTGCCAGATGTCGTTCGCCGGCGTCGGCGCCTGGACCGTCGGCTATCTCAATCTCGCCGAAGCACCGGGCGGCCTTGCCGTCTGGATCCTGATCGGCGGCCTGGCGGCGGTGCCGCTTGGCGTCGCCATCGGCCTGCCGGCGCTCAGGCTGCGCGGGATCAACCTTGCCATCGTCACGCTGTCCTTCGCCACCGCTTTCGACACCATCCTGGCGACCATGACCTATCCCGGCCAGACCGACTTCCTGCAAGTGCCGAGGCCGGAACTGTTCGACAGCGACGAGGGCTATTTTGTCTTTGTGCTGCTGTTCTACGTAGTCATTGCCGTGGCGCTTGAAATCCTCAGCCGCTCGCGTCTCGGCGCCTCCTGGCTGGCCGTGCGGCACTCTGAACGCGCGGCGGCGGCGCATGGCGTCAGCATCGCCACGGCCAAGCTGTCGGCCTTCGCCATCTCGGCCTTTGTCGCCGGCATTTCGGGCGGGCTTCTGGCCGGCTATCTCGGCACGCTGGTTTCCGAGAATTTCAGCATGATGCAGTCCCTGTCGCTCTACGCCGTGGCCGTCATGACGGGCGCGCATTTCGCCGAGGGCGCCATCATAGGCGGCGTGCTGGTCGTCATGTTCCCGGAAATCCTGCGCCGGCTGGACCTGCCGCAGGACATCGGCAACGTGCTGTTCGCCATCGGCGCCACGCAGGCGCTGTCGACCGGCGAGACGATGAGCGAGACCTTTCGGCGGCAGTTCCGCAAACTGCTGCCGGCGCGCCAGCCAAAGGCCGCGACCGGCCAGGCGAGCGACCTGCCGGCGGCCGTCGCGCATCCAACCGGTGCCGCGCTCACCATCGAAAACCTCACCGTGCGCTATGGCAGCGTGGTGGCGCTCGACGGCGTCAGCCTGACGGTTGCCGCCGGCACGGTGGCCGGGCTGATCGGTCCCAACGGGGCGGGGAAGTCGACCTTCATCGATGCCGTCGCCGGGTTCCTGGCGAATTATGAGGGCAGCATCAAGCTCGGCGGCAAGCCGCTGGAAGGCATGCCGGCGCATCTGCGTGCCCGCGAAGGCGTGCGCCGGACATGGCAGACCAACCGAATCGCGCCCGAACTCACCGTCGGCGGCTATATCGCGCTGGGGGCCAAGGGCCTGTCGGCCAGCGAGACCAAGGCGCTGCTCGACTGGCTGGATTGTCCGCATCCCGATGCGCTTGTCGTTTCGGTCGATGCCGGCACCAGGCGCCTGCTCGATGTCGCCGGCGTGGTCGCCGCGCGCCCGGCGGTGGTGCTGCTCGACGAGCCGGCAGCCGGCCAGTCGCATGAGGAGAGCGTGCGGCTGGGGCAACGCATCGCCGAAATCCCAAAACTGTTCGGCTCGGCGGTGCTTCTGGTCGAGCATGACATGGATCTGGTGCGCGCCGTCTGCTCGGAGATCACCGTGCTCGATTTCGGCCGCGTCATTGCCTCGGGTCCGCCCGCCAAGGTGCTGGACCAGGGATCGGTGAAGAAGGCCTATCTCGGCATCGAGGAAGAGAGTGTCGCGGCATGAGCAAGCTGGTCGTCTCCTCGCTCTCCATCAACCGCGCTGAACTGCCCGTTGTGTCAGAGGTCGACATCGCGGCGCAAAGCGGCGCCATCAGCGTCGTGCTGGGCGCCAACGGCGCCGGCAAGACGACGCTGCTCGAAGGCCTGTCGGGCATCATTCCGGTCGCCGGCGGCGCGATCGCCATCGATGGCCGCGAGATCCAGAAGGCGCGGCCCGGCGTGCGTTCGCGCGAAGGGCTTGCCCATGTCGAGCAGGGGCGCACCGTGTTCCGGCAACTGACCACCGAGGAGAACCTGAGGGTCAGCCTGCATCCGTCCGCCGACATCGCGGAAGCCTATGCGCTGTTTCCCGAACTGGTGCAGCGCCGCACGGTCAAGGCGAGCCTCTTGTCAGGCGGCGAGCAGCAGATGCTGGTCATCGCGCGGGCTCTTCTTACACGGCCGAAGGTGCTCCTGATCGACGAGATGTCGGCGGGACTGGCGCCGGTGATCGTGACCCGGCTGATGAGCGCGGTGCGCAAGCTCGCAGACAATGGCCTGGCTGTGCTGCTGGTCGAACAGTTCGCCGCACTCGCTTTGTCGATCGGCGACCGCGCCTATGTCATGCGCCGCGGCCGCGTCGTCCATGACGGCGACTGCGCCGGGCTGCTCAAGTCGCCGGACAAACTGCACCGGCTTTATCTCGGGGGGTAGGGAAAACCTATCGCCGCAGCCTGGTGTCCTGGTCGGTCAGCCGCGAATTCACCAGCTTGCCGAGCAAGGTCACGAACTGCTTCTGCTCCTCGGCGGTCAGCGCGCCGGCCCAGTATTGTTCGCGGCTGTTGTACTGGACGAACATCCGCCGGAACGCCTCATGGCCGGCCGGGGTGATCTTGATGATCGCCACACGGCGATCGTCCGGCGAGATGCGGCGCGTCACGTAGCCCAGTTCGAACAGTTCATCGACGATTGTCGAGATCGCCGCGCGGCTGCGGTTGCACAGCCGCGTCAGGTCGCGCATCTCGATCTCCTCGAACAGCGACAGCACCAGCAAGGGGTTGATAACCGGCACCGATCCCTGCCGTTCGCGAATGGTGGCGCTGATGTCGTAGGAGACGAGGTCGGCCCCGCAGGACAGGCTCATGCACAGCCGCATCGCATCCGGCGCGATCTCGGGAAAACGGCGCGGGATCTCGCGCACCGCGAGCTCGACCAGGCTCCACAATGTCGTTGTCTGCGAGGTTTCGTCGGCCAGAAAACCGGCTGGCCCGGAGACAGTCTCCGGCGTGGCTGCCTTGGCGTCGGGATTGGAGCCGCGCGGCTTTTTCATCGCGCCACCTGTGGCGCCGTGTCGATCCGTTGCCAAACCATCGCGGACGTTCCCATTCCCTTTGATCCACCTTTGAACGGCCCAAGAGCCGTTTTGTCCAGCGGCATCTTCCGATTGCCTGAGGCAAATCAGTCCGCCGCCGCCTGTCACTCAATAAGGCATAATCGATAAGAAATTAATAGATAAGATATTGACAAACTCAGATAGATAACGTGTTAATCATCGTGCTGGTGCATGGCGGGAGGCCGTGGACAAACAAGCGATCGCAGCCACCGGCATGGCCAAGGCCGCTGCGACTGGGAGGGGAAGAGATGATCAGGAAAAACGCAGCCAGAACCATGTCCGCGGTTTTGGGAGTGGCCGTGCTGTGCGCCGCGGCCTCGCTGACGGGCACAGCGGCGCAGGCGGTGGAAAAGCCGGTGGTGCCGCGGAAATATCTCGACGAAGGGGTGCATGCCGGCATGCTCTGCGCCACCGGCGTGATCTCCTTCTGCGATCCTGGCTCGACCGTGGGGCAAGGCATCTTGGCCGAATTCGCTCACATCTGGGGCGAGGAAGCCGGGGTCAAGGTGGATGTCGTCGGCAGCTCGTGGGAAGCGCTGATGCCGTCCGCCATCAGCGGGCGCACCGACGTTGTGGCCGGCATCGGCGATTATGAAAGCCGCCACAACCAGTTCACCTTCGTCAACCTGTTCTGGAATTCGGACTCGTTCCTGGTGCCGGCCGGCAATCCGCTCGGCATCAAGGCGCCGATGGACCTGTGCGGGCGCCGCATGTCGGCGGCCACCGGCTCGGGTGAACTGATGACGGTGCGGGCGATCAGCGCGGAGTGCGTCAAGCAAGGCAAGCCGGCCATTGTCGAGGTCGAGTTCGGCGAACAGCCGCCGACATTCCTGGCGGTGCAGACCGATCGTGCCGACGCCACCGTCACCGACATTTTCGCCGCCGACGAGCTGATCAAGAACAACCCGAAGGTCTACGCGGAAGGCTTCCGCAAGCGTTCGGAATGGATGTGGGGCGTGGCCGTTCCGGTCGCCAACAAGGATATGCTGGCGCTGGTTTCCTATGGCGTGCAGCAGGCGATCGCCGACGGCAAGTTCAAGGCGGTGCTCGACAAATACGGCTTCGGCGAAATCCTTGCCGACCGGCTGATGGTCAACACCAAGCCAGCCGAATGATGCCCGAGAGATCGCTTCATGTGGTGGCGGAAACCGGCGCGGTGGCGCCGGTGATCCGCTATGCCAAGCGCGGCCAGCCCGGCCGCCTTGTCAGCGCGGCGCTGACCTTGCTGGTATTGGCCATCGGCGCCGAGATTTTCGCCACCAGCCCGGCGCTGCACTGGGCAACCTTCATGGATTATCTCTTCGACGCCCGCATCATAGCCGGCGTCGGCAAGACCATCATGCTGACGGTGCTGTCGATGGCGCTGGCCATCGTCATTGGCGTCATCCTGGCCTTCATGCGGCGCAGCCCGGATCCGACCTTGCGGGCGCTCTCCTGGCTCTATGTCAACTTCATGCGCTCGGTGCCGCTGCTGGTGCTGATCCTGTTCACCTATTTCCTTGCCGTGCTTTTGCCGCGGCTGTCGGTCGGCATTCCCTTCGGCGGGCCAAAGCTGTGGTCGGTCGACACCAACAGCGTCATCAGCCCGCTCACTGCCTCCATCCTGGCGCTCGGGCTCGGGCAGGCGGCCTATACGTCGGAGATCATTCGCGGCGGCATTCTGGCGGTGGACCGTGGCCAGCAGGAAGCGGCGATCGCACTCGGCATGAACCCGCATCTGTCGATGCGCCGCATCATCCTGCCGCAGGCCTTCCGGGTCATCGTGCCGGGGCTCGGCAATGAGGCGATTGGCATGTTCAAGGCGACGTCGCTGGTCCAGGTCATCGGCTACACCGAGCTTTTGACCACCGCCCAGCGCATCTACGCCACCAATTTCGAGACCATCCCGCTGCTGATGGTGGTGACCGCCTGGTATCTGGTGCTGACCACACTCGCCACGCTGGGGCAGGTGCAACTTGAAAAGAAGATGAGCCGTGGCTTCTAGGGACCCGCATCTGACCGTCGTGAGGGCAACGCCATCCGGTACGCGCGTGCGTCTCGCCAATCTCTCGAAGAGGTTCGGCGACCGGGTGGTACTGAAAAATGTTTCACTGGCTGTGGAGCCGGGCGAAGTGGTGTCGATCATCGGCCCGTCGGGTTCGGGGAAATCGACGCTGCTGCGCTGCGTCAACCGGCTGGAGACGCCAACCGAAGGCGAGGTCTGGATCGGCGACACTCTGATCGGTTTCTCGATGACGGGAAACGAGGCGACGCCGCTGGCCGAGAAGGACGTGGCGGCGCAG contains the following coding sequences:
- a CDS encoding amino acid ABC transporter permease; amino-acid sequence: MMPERSLHVVAETGAVAPVIRYAKRGQPGRLVSAALTLLVLAIGAEIFATSPALHWATFMDYLFDARIIAGVGKTIMLTVLSMALAIVIGVILAFMRRSPDPTLRALSWLYVNFMRSVPLLVLILFTYFLAVLLPRLSVGIPFGGPKLWSVDTNSVISPLTASILALGLGQAAYTSEIIRGGILAVDRGQQEAAIALGMNPHLSMRRIILPQAFRVIVPGLGNEAIGMFKATSLVQVIGYTELLTTAQRIYATNFETIPLLMVVTAWYLVLTTLATLGQVQLEKKMSRGF
- a CDS encoding branched-chain amino acid ABC transporter permease → MNALLTSAVAGLTAGGTYALLGVCAVFTYRLVAVVNFTGAAIGTAGTFVLIALFEAGFPVWPSVLAGVAAGTGVGVLIGFIMTRWFGEASASTKAAVTVALLVGIIAVGLRLTGGQHPHNMPELFPGSAFRMAGVEVTIASVLTIGLAALFTVLADLFLNNTKVGLNLRALADRPMAAELLGIRVQLLSLLVWGMTGAFTTFALMIIAPQRSPNFMTLSLLVVPALAAALVGLFRSFWRTLAGGIALGVIEGMASSVDSISQYRSAIPFLVVLAVLLWSQREARWDEAR
- a CDS encoding ABC transporter substrate-binding protein, translated to MQWKSSLLIAAFAGLSLSAMAGTASAAGPTCKDGTIKVGAVSTITGPADFSEVPKATKAAFDAVNAAGGIGGCKIDYTIADDKADPAVAAQAARDLIDNKEAVALVGSGSLLDCAVNSATYSRKKILSVQGLGVDAACFSSPNVSPVNVGPYTLSTAMAYYATNQLKSEKLCAFFIIIGGTQEAYKKAIENWEKISGKKIHLIDLTLPFQGDLTPYVIKARDAGCDAVLTNQVEPQVVQLIKTVDAQKITGINWLFLAPGYTEQVASALADTKQPIYVGTEWEPFTEKGSPANAQWVADMQKAGRPLTAFSQGGYLAAQLFLKVVASIDGEVTRESVTKALHDMQPITNPLSGSAYVFGTAKVHSPMQATKVMKLEKGAWTVETPEWVVLPQVK
- a CDS encoding transporter substrate-binding domain-containing protein, translated to MIRKNAARTMSAVLGVAVLCAAASLTGTAAQAVEKPVVPRKYLDEGVHAGMLCATGVISFCDPGSTVGQGILAEFAHIWGEEAGVKVDVVGSSWEALMPSAISGRTDVVAGIGDYESRHNQFTFVNLFWNSDSFLVPAGNPLGIKAPMDLCGRRMSAATGSGELMTVRAISAECVKQGKPAIVEVEFGEQPPTFLAVQTDRADATVTDIFAADELIKNNPKVYAEGFRKRSEWMWGVAVPVANKDMLALVSYGVQQAIADGKFKAVLDKYGFGEILADRLMVNTKPAE
- a CDS encoding ATP-binding cassette domain-containing protein, whose product is MKRASLRASLVVVIAAVILGGVIAGLLPSYWVFLATSVLITGVALQSLGLVAGRTGMIALCQMSFAGVGAWTVGYLNLAEAPGGLAVWILIGGLAAVPLGVAIGLPALRLRGINLAIVTLSFATAFDTILATMTYPGQTDFLQVPRPELFDSDEGYFVFVLLFYVVIAVALEILSRSRLGASWLAVRHSERAAAAHGVSIATAKLSAFAISAFVAGISGGLLAGYLGTLVSENFSMMQSLSLYAVAVMTGAHFAEGAIIGGVLVVMFPEILRRLDLPQDIGNVLFAIGATQALSTGETMSETFRRQFRKLLPARQPKAATGQASDLPAAVAHPTGAALTIENLTVRYGSVVALDGVSLTVAAGTVAGLIGPNGAGKSTFIDAVAGFLANYEGSIKLGGKPLEGMPAHLRAREGVRRTWQTNRIAPELTVGGYIALGAKGLSASETKALLDWLDCPHPDALVVSVDAGTRRLLDVAGVVAARPAVVLLDEPAAGQSHEESVRLGQRIAEIPKLFGSAVLLVEHDMDLVRAVCSEITVLDFGRVIASGPPAKVLDQGSVKKAYLGIEEESVAA
- a CDS encoding ABC transporter ATP-binding protein: MSKLVVSSLSINRAELPVVSEVDIAAQSGAISVVLGANGAGKTTLLEGLSGIIPVAGGAIAIDGREIQKARPGVRSREGLAHVEQGRTVFRQLTTEENLRVSLHPSADIAEAYALFPELVQRRTVKASLLSGGEQQMLVIARALLTRPKVLLIDEMSAGLAPVIVTRLMSAVRKLADNGLAVLLVEQFAALALSIGDRAYVMRRGRVVHDGDCAGLLKSPDKLHRLYLGG
- a CDS encoding MarR family winged helix-turn-helix transcriptional regulator, with translation MKKPRGSNPDAKAATPETVSGPAGFLADETSQTTTLWSLVELAVREIPRRFPEIAPDAMRLCMSLSCGADLVSYDISATIRERQGSVPVINPLLVLSLFEEIEMRDLTRLCNRSRAAISTIVDELFELGYVTRRISPDDRRVAIIKITPAGHEAFRRMFVQYNSREQYWAGALTAEEQKQFVTLLGKLVNSRLTDQDTRLRR